One Candidatus Deferrimicrobium sp. DNA segment encodes these proteins:
- a CDS encoding succinate dehydrogenase/fumarate reductase iron-sulfur subunit — protein sequence MSAQTSEHKTMSVKLIVWRQKGPNEPGRFETHVAKGITEHHSFLEMLDVVNEDLIKQGKDPIAFDHDCREGICGTCSAVVNGVPHGGQKRTTLCQLHMRKFRDGDAIYLEPWRARAFPIIRDLVADRGALDKLIQAAGYVSCHTGGVPDANSIPISKPDSDYAMDAAECIGCGACVAACPNGAAMLFAGAKVSQFAALPQGQVEAPERVAAMIKTMQECGFGNCSNHYECQAVCPKDVNVKFIARLNREFHKALFKAKAGTFTPVGE from the coding sequence ATGAGCGCGCAAACATCCGAACACAAGACGATGAGCGTGAAATTGATCGTCTGGCGGCAAAAGGGCCCGAACGAGCCCGGCCGGTTCGAGACCCACGTCGCCAAAGGGATCACCGAGCACCACTCCTTCCTCGAAATGCTCGACGTGGTGAACGAGGACCTGATCAAGCAGGGGAAGGACCCGATCGCCTTCGACCACGACTGCCGGGAGGGGATCTGCGGGACGTGTTCGGCGGTCGTCAACGGCGTCCCCCACGGCGGCCAGAAGCGGACCACCCTCTGCCAGCTTCACATGCGGAAATTCAGGGACGGCGACGCGATCTACCTCGAACCCTGGCGGGCCCGGGCGTTCCCGATCATCCGCGATCTCGTCGCGGATCGCGGCGCGTTGGACAAGTTGATCCAGGCGGCCGGGTACGTATCCTGCCACACCGGCGGGGTGCCCGACGCCAATTCGATCCCGATCTCGAAGCCCGATTCCGACTACGCGATGGATGCCGCGGAGTGCATCGGCTGCGGGGCGTGCGTCGCGGCGTGCCCCAACGGCGCGGCGATGCTCTTTGCGGGGGCGAAGGTATCCCAGTTCGCCGCTCTGCCCCAGGGACAGGTGGAGGCGCCCGAGCGCGTCGCCGCCATGATCAAGACGATGCAGGAGTGCGGCTTCGGGAACTGCTCGAACCATTACGAGTGCCAGGCGGTGTGCCCGAAGGATGTCAACGTGAAGTTCATCGCCCGCCTCAACCGGGAGTTCCACAAGGCCCTGTTCAAGGCGAAGGCGGGAACGTTCACCCCGGTCGGGGAATAA
- a CDS encoding energy-coupling factor ABC transporter permease, whose translation MHMADALLSPAVGATFWAGTIGTIGYASKKLKDHPDDRKIPLMGVLGAFIFASQMINFTIPGTGSSGHLGGGMILAVLLGPHAAFLVMSSVLTVQALFFADGGLLALGCNIWNLGIYPCFVAYPLIYKPLAGDGRSARRTLVASLASGIVGLQLGAFSVVLQTLLSGKTALPFTTFLLMMLPLHLAIGIVEGFITAGVINYVRAARPEILDSSSFATPLAAGVSLRNVLIGFLVLAAVTGGALSWFASAYPDALEESVRRITGKVELPPQDHGIPAALKDAQKKTAILPGYGFKPPANEPKAKKEAPTWPAVDVGTSLSGLIGGVLVLGFALGIGWLIRALRGRSSGKGA comes from the coding sequence ATGCACATGGCGGACGCGCTGCTCTCCCCCGCGGTGGGGGCCACGTTCTGGGCCGGGACGATCGGCACGATCGGTTACGCGTCGAAGAAACTGAAGGACCATCCCGACGACCGGAAGATTCCGTTGATGGGAGTGCTGGGCGCGTTCATCTTCGCCTCCCAGATGATCAACTTCACGATCCCGGGGACGGGGTCGAGCGGGCACCTCGGAGGCGGGATGATCCTCGCCGTGCTCCTCGGACCGCACGCCGCCTTCCTGGTCATGTCCTCGGTGTTGACGGTCCAGGCGCTCTTCTTCGCGGACGGTGGGCTGCTGGCGCTGGGGTGCAACATCTGGAACCTGGGCATCTACCCGTGCTTCGTCGCCTACCCGCTGATCTACAAGCCGCTGGCGGGGGACGGACGGAGCGCCCGACGCACTCTTGTCGCGTCGTTGGCGAGCGGAATCGTCGGGCTCCAACTGGGCGCCTTCTCGGTCGTCCTGCAGACGCTCCTGTCGGGCAAGACCGCGCTCCCGTTCACCACGTTCCTCCTGATGATGCTGCCGCTCCACCTCGCCATCGGGATCGTCGAGGGCTTCATCACGGCGGGCGTGATTAACTATGTACGGGCGGCCCGTCCGGAGATCCTCGACAGCTCCTCCTTCGCTACACCGCTCGCGGCGGGGGTCTCTCTCCGGAATGTCCTGATCGGTTTTCTCGTTCTCGCGGCCGTGACGGGAGGGGCGCTTTCCTGGTTCGCGTCTGCCTACCCCGACGCGCTCGAGGAATCGGTCCGAAGGATCACCGGGAAGGTGGAACTCCCCCCGCAGGATCATGGCATCCCGGCGGCATTGAAGGACGCGCAGAAGAAAACCGCCATCCTTCCCGGGTACGGATTCAAACCGCCGGCGAACGAACCGAAGGCGAAGAAGGAGGCGCCAACCTGGCCGGCCGTCGACGTGGGCACCTCGCTCTCGGGATTGATCGGCGGCGTTCTCGTCCTCGGGTTCGCTCTCGGAATCGGATGGTTGATCCGGGCCCTCCGGGGGAGAAGCTCAGGGAAGGGTGCGTAA
- the thiE gene encoding thiamine phosphate synthase, with protein sequence MDEAFGLYLVMTDPVAGYDACAAAAVRCGVRHLQLRMKGAPRDAVLETALRVREITLGSDTLFIVNDDVTIAREVDADGVHLGQGDLPLDEARRLWSSPGKRFGLSTHNERQALLAMLQSPDYIGVGPVFATPTKAVPDPILGLERMASIVRAAPVPAVAIGGIDCGNLAEVLRRGVRNFCVVRAVNRRPDPEAAIRELQCIWRQETNRNPVLRTLP encoded by the coding sequence GTGGATGAAGCGTTCGGTCTGTATCTCGTCATGACCGATCCGGTCGCCGGCTACGATGCGTGCGCGGCGGCTGCGGTCCGATGCGGCGTACGCCATCTCCAGCTCCGGATGAAGGGGGCGCCTCGGGATGCCGTGCTCGAAACCGCCCTGCGTGTACGCGAGATCACTCTCGGCAGCGATACGTTGTTCATCGTCAACGACGACGTAACGATCGCACGGGAGGTGGACGCCGATGGAGTCCACCTCGGGCAGGGCGACCTGCCCCTCGACGAGGCGCGTCGCCTTTGGTCCTCCCCGGGCAAGCGCTTCGGTCTTTCGACTCACAACGAGCGGCAGGCACTCCTTGCTATGCTCCAGTCACCGGACTACATCGGGGTCGGCCCTGTGTTCGCCACTCCGACCAAGGCGGTTCCCGACCCGATCCTCGGCCTCGAGCGGATGGCGTCGATCGTCCGAGCGGCCCCCGTACCGGCGGTCGCCATCGGCGGGATCGATTGCGGGAATCTCGCGGAGGTGCTTCGTCGTGGCGTTCGGAACTTCTGCGTCGTGAGGGCGGTCAACCGGCGACCGGATCCGGAGGCCGCGATTCGGGAGCTGCAATGCATCTGGCGGCAGGAAACGAACAGGAATCCGGTGTTACGCACCCTTCCCTGA
- the thiH gene encoding 2-iminoacetate synthase ThiH has translation MTQQLPEWLDPSPWLDGGGSSPADVERALGCDEPGPRELAALLSPAAHAYTEIMAQRARTLTQRHFGRTISMYAPLYLANYCTSGCAYCGFASDRVQPRRRLEPTEVEKELDSLKGMGFEDVLLLTGERTSHAGFEYLLECVSLAARRFHAVGVEAFPMTTREYAFLANAGCSGVTLYQETYDPFQYDRLHRWGPKKEYLDRLEAPARAMESGMRTVGLGVLLGLSDPVFDAVCLLRHAGHLRRIHWKSGITISFPRLQPQAGNFTAPVPIDEAQLARLVFAVRIVLPDVPLLLSTRERPEFRDGMAGLGITKMSAGSRTTVGGYAGTEPGTDGQFQVSDQRSVPDICEMLRGRGLQPVFKNWDSVFRDGEAGGRG, from the coding sequence GTGACTCAGCAACTGCCCGAATGGCTGGATCCTTCGCCGTGGCTCGACGGAGGGGGGTCGTCGCCTGCGGATGTCGAACGGGCGCTGGGGTGCGACGAGCCCGGGCCGCGGGAACTCGCCGCGCTGCTTTCCCCGGCGGCGCACGCCTATACGGAGATCATGGCGCAGCGTGCCCGCACCCTGACGCAACGCCACTTCGGCCGGACCATTTCCATGTATGCTCCGCTCTACCTGGCCAACTACTGTACGAGCGGATGCGCGTATTGCGGGTTTGCTTCCGACCGGGTTCAGCCCAGGCGTCGCCTCGAGCCCACGGAGGTGGAAAAAGAACTGGATTCGCTGAAGGGGATGGGATTCGAGGACGTTCTCCTGCTCACCGGGGAGCGCACCTCCCATGCCGGGTTCGAATACCTTCTCGAATGCGTGTCGCTGGCGGCGCGGCGGTTCCACGCCGTGGGGGTGGAGGCCTTTCCCATGACGACCCGCGAGTATGCCTTCCTGGCGAACGCGGGCTGTTCCGGCGTGACGTTATACCAGGAGACGTACGACCCGTTCCAGTACGACCGGCTCCACCGGTGGGGTCCGAAGAAGGAGTATCTGGATCGGCTGGAGGCGCCTGCCCGCGCCATGGAATCCGGGATGAGGACCGTCGGCCTGGGGGTTCTCCTCGGCCTGTCGGATCCGGTCTTCGACGCCGTCTGCCTGCTTCGCCACGCGGGCCACCTGCGGCGGATCCACTGGAAGTCCGGGATCACGATTTCGTTCCCTCGCCTGCAACCCCAGGCGGGGAATTTCACGGCGCCGGTCCCCATCGACGAGGCGCAACTCGCGAGGTTGGTATTCGCGGTCCGGATCGTTCTCCCCGATGTCCCGCTCCTGCTCTCGACGCGGGAACGGCCGGAATTCCGGGACGGCATGGCCGGGCTCGGCATCACGAAGATGAGCGCGGGAAGCCGCACGACCGTCGGCGGCTACGCCGGGACGGAGCCGGGGACCGACGGCCAGTTCCAGGTCAGCGACCAGCGCAGCGTGCCGGATATCTGCGAAATGCTGCGGGGGCGGGGGCTGCAACCGGTCTTCAAGAACTGGGACAGCGTGTTCCGGGACGGGGAGGCAGGCGGGCGTGGATGA
- a CDS encoding thiazole synthase, giving the protein MKRQGKLKDEWIVGGHRFSSRLLMGTGKFQDAETMVEAVLASGTQIVTVALRRVGRIPQEDDMLGPLRRLEGITLMPNTSGARNASEAIRAARLGRELSGSPFVKVEIHPNPHHLMPDPIETFEAARILAAEGFVVMPYMPADPVLAKRLEDVGCASLMPLGSAIGSGRGLATTEMLRLILRDARIPVIVDAGLRSPSEAAAALEMGCAAVLVNSAVAASGDPIAMAAAFAQAVEAGRNANLAGLMPRGGGTALATSPLTAFLSVEGQ; this is encoded by the coding sequence ATGAAGCGGCAAGGCAAGTTAAAGGATGAGTGGATCGTCGGGGGGCACCGGTTCTCCTCGCGGCTCCTGATGGGGACCGGCAAGTTCCAGGATGCGGAGACCATGGTGGAAGCCGTCCTGGCCTCGGGTACGCAGATCGTTACGGTGGCGCTTCGCCGCGTCGGTCGTATTCCGCAGGAAGACGACATGCTCGGTCCGCTTCGGCGACTTGAGGGGATCACCCTGATGCCGAACACCTCCGGAGCGCGGAACGCGTCCGAGGCGATCCGCGCGGCACGTCTGGGGCGGGAACTCAGCGGGAGCCCCTTCGTGAAAGTCGAGATCCACCCCAACCCTCACCATCTCATGCCCGACCCGATCGAGACGTTCGAGGCCGCAAGGATCCTCGCGGCGGAAGGGTTCGTTGTGATGCCCTACATGCCGGCCGACCCGGTCCTCGCCAAGCGTCTGGAGGACGTCGGGTGCGCGTCACTGATGCCGCTGGGCTCGGCGATCGGTAGCGGGCGCGGGCTGGCGACGACCGAGATGCTTCGGCTCATCCTTCGTGACGCCCGAATCCCCGTGATCGTCGACGCGGGTCTCCGTTCCCCCTCGGAAGCCGCCGCCGCGCTCGAGATGGGGTGCGCCGCCGTCCTCGTGAACAGCGCCGTGGCGGCGTCGGGCGATCCGATCGCCATGGCCGCGGCGTTCGCACAGGCCGTGGAGGCGGGCCGCAATGCGAATCTGGCCGGCCTCATGCCACGGGGCGGCGGCACGGCTTTGGCGACAAGCCCCCTGACGGCGTTTCTTTCCGTGGAGGGCCAGTGA
- the thiS gene encoding sulfur carrier protein ThiS, which produces MKLTVNGEAYEAKRAESVTALLEEMGFGGRAVVVVLNDEVIPASTRSTCVLREGDCVDLFRLVGGG; this is translated from the coding sequence GTGAAGCTCACCGTCAACGGGGAGGCGTACGAGGCGAAACGGGCCGAATCCGTGACGGCGCTGCTGGAGGAGATGGGCTTCGGCGGGAGGGCGGTGGTCGTCGTCCTGAACGATGAAGTGATCCCCGCTTCCACCCGGAGCACATGCGTTCTGCGGGAAGGCGATTGCGTGGATCTGTTCCGGCTCGTCGGCGGCGGATGA
- the ygiD gene encoding 4,5-DOPA dioxygenase extradiol, giving the protein MKKPMPAVFVGHGNPMNALLDNTYTGGWAAIGKDVPLPQAVLSISAHWYIPGTSVTAMHAPRTIHDFGGFPPELYRIQYPAPGDPALADRVRGLLAPMTVHPDEEWGLDHGTWTVLRHMFPGAGIPVVQLSIDERQPAEFHYDVGKRLAPLRDEGVLIVGSGNLVHNLHAYAWGRRAMEPFEWAVRFEDKARELLLAGNDGPLISYETLGQPAALSIPTPDHYLPLLYVIALRRKGEPTCFPVEGVDGGSVSMLAVRIG; this is encoded by the coding sequence ATGAAAAAGCCCATGCCCGCCGTCTTCGTCGGACACGGCAACCCGATGAACGCTTTGCTGGACAACACCTACACGGGAGGATGGGCCGCGATCGGCAAGGATGTCCCGTTGCCGCAAGCCGTTCTTTCCATATCCGCCCACTGGTATATCCCCGGGACTTCGGTGACGGCGATGCATGCTCCCCGGACGATCCACGATTTCGGCGGTTTTCCACCCGAGCTCTACCGGATCCAGTACCCGGCCCCCGGCGATCCTGCCCTCGCGGACCGCGTCCGGGGCTTGCTGGCCCCGATGACCGTGCACCCTGACGAGGAGTGGGGGCTGGATCACGGGACATGGACGGTGCTTCGCCACATGTTCCCGGGAGCCGGCATCCCGGTGGTGCAGCTCAGCATCGACGAACGGCAACCGGCGGAATTCCACTACGATGTCGGGAAACGGCTCGCCCCGTTACGCGACGAAGGAGTTCTGATCGTCGGAAGCGGCAACCTCGTGCACAATCTGCACGCCTACGCGTGGGGGCGGCGCGCAATGGAACCTTTCGAGTGGGCCGTGCGATTCGAAGACAAGGCCCGCGAACTTCTGCTTGCGGGCAACGACGGCCCGCTGATCTCCTATGAGACGCTCGGGCAGCCCGCGGCGCTTTCCATTCCGACGCCTGATCATTATTTACCTCTGCTTTACGTGATCGCCCTCCGGCGGAAAGGCGAGCCGACTTGTTTTCCGGTCGAGGGAGTCGACGGCGGTTCGGTGTCCATGCTCGCGGTCCGGATCGGGTAG
- a CDS encoding peroxidase: MRPMFLPEVEQRNPAGAYARLINELREAGRPVPQIMHLFAYKPAQTDFLSRFTQGVMRGPSPLPAGLRELIAAFTSRRNDCLF; the protein is encoded by the coding sequence ATGCGTCCGATGTTCCTGCCCGAAGTCGAGCAGAGGAACCCCGCCGGAGCCTACGCTCGCCTGATCAACGAGTTGCGCGAAGCGGGGCGCCCGGTTCCGCAGATCATGCACCTGTTCGCCTACAAGCCGGCACAGACTGATTTTCTGTCGAGGTTCACCCAGGGCGTGATGCGCGGGCCGTCCCCGCTGCCCGCGGGGCTCCGCGAACTGATCGCGGCCTTTACGTCCCGGCGAAACGACTGTCTTTTCTGA
- a CDS encoding methylglyoxal synthase, producing MKHKKVTMEHDKKIALVAHDNKKRDLVEWAKFNQGLLAHHRIYATGTTGEILEQELGFEITKLQSGPLGGDQQIGARIADSEIDFLIFFWDPLEPQPHDPDVKALLRMAVVWNIPIACNRASADFMISSPLMDSDYERLVPDYDVYRSRRISGKE from the coding sequence ATGAAGCATAAAAAAGTCACGATGGAACATGACAAGAAAATCGCCCTGGTCGCGCATGACAACAAGAAGCGGGACCTGGTGGAGTGGGCAAAATTCAATCAAGGGCTATTGGCGCATCACAGGATCTACGCAACAGGCACAACCGGCGAAATATTGGAACAGGAGCTTGGCTTCGAGATCACCAAGCTTCAGAGCGGACCGTTGGGAGGGGATCAGCAGATCGGCGCCCGGATCGCCGATAGCGAGATCGATTTCCTCATCTTTTTCTGGGATCCGCTCGAGCCGCAACCCCACGACCCGGATGTCAAGGCGCTCCTGCGAATGGCGGTGGTTTGGAATATACCCATTGCCTGCAATCGCGCCTCCGCCGACTTCATGATCTCCTCTCCCTTGATGGATAGCGATTATGAACGCCTTGTGCCGGACTATGATGTTTATCGAAGCCGGAGAATCTCCGGGAAAGAATGA
- a CDS encoding alpha/beta hydrolase translates to MVRNGYALASALYSAGVLSLGCATAASLQPPTMRSGYAPVNGLKMYYEVYGRANGKIPPLVLLHGGGSTIQTSFGEVLPALARNRQVIAFEQQGHGHTADIPDRPFTFEQSADDAAGLLRHLNIGKADIFGYSNGGHIALQMAIRHPDLVRKLVFESAMFNRGGSDPGFWKSFEQAKLDDMPLELREAYLGVAPHPEDLPTFFAKSVQRMLNFKGWTPEEIQSINAPTLVMIGDHDIVRPEHAVLMFRLLPNAQLAVLPGTDHMTIVNRSDWLVPMIETFLDSPMPPARSNGKEKR, encoded by the coding sequence ATGGTCAGGAATGGATACGCCCTCGCCAGCGCCTTGTACTCCGCCGGGGTTCTCAGCCTGGGTTGCGCAACAGCTGCAAGCCTGCAACCACCGACCATGCGGAGCGGCTACGCGCCGGTGAACGGGCTCAAGATGTATTACGAGGTATACGGCCGCGCCAACGGCAAGATTCCACCGCTGGTCCTTCTTCACGGCGGCGGATCGACGATTCAAACCTCCTTCGGAGAGGTTCTGCCGGCCCTGGCAAGGAATCGGCAGGTCATCGCTTTTGAGCAGCAGGGACACGGGCACACCGCCGACATTCCCGATCGGCCGTTTACCTTCGAGCAGTCCGCGGACGATGCCGCCGGCCTGCTCCGGCATCTCAACATCGGTAAGGCGGACATCTTCGGCTACAGCAACGGAGGCCACATTGCCCTCCAGATGGCCATCCGCCACCCCGACCTGGTGCGAAAACTGGTTTTCGAATCCGCCATGTTCAACCGCGGCGGAAGCGACCCCGGGTTCTGGAAGTCTTTCGAGCAGGCGAAACTGGACGACATGCCCCTGGAGCTTCGAGAGGCTTACCTCGGAGTGGCGCCCCACCCCGAAGATTTGCCCACGTTTTTCGCCAAGAGCGTTCAACGGATGCTGAATTTCAAAGGGTGGACGCCTGAAGAGATTCAGTCGATCAACGCCCCGACCCTGGTCATGATCGGTGACCACGATATCGTCCGTCCCGAACACGCCGTCCTGATGTTTCGCCTGCTCCCGAACGCTCAGCTCGCCGTACTACCAGGGACGGATCACATGACGATTGTAAACCGCTCCGATTGGCTGGTCCCGATGATCGAGACGTTTCTAGATTCGCCCATGCCGCCAGCTCGATCGAACGGGAAAGAGAAGCGATGA
- a CDS encoding DNA-3-methyladenine glycosylase I has translation MRPQGIPRCGWVGGEPLFRTYHDREWGVPVHDDRLLFEFLILEGAQAGLSWITILKKRDAYRAAFAGFDPGAVAGFDGRKVAQLLADPGIVRNRLKVESAITNARSFLKVQEEFGSFDAYQWRFVDGRPIRNAWRTILEVPASTPVSDAMSRDLKRRGFRFVGSTICYAHMQAVGMVNDHTVDCFRWREVGLKPGVHRRIEHIPEP, from the coding sequence ATGAGACCCCAAGGCATCCCCCGCTGCGGCTGGGTCGGCGGCGAGCCGCTTTTTCGGACTTACCACGACCGGGAATGGGGGGTACCGGTCCACGACGACCGGCTCTTGTTCGAGTTCCTTATCCTGGAGGGAGCCCAGGCCGGTCTCTCCTGGATCACGATCCTGAAGAAACGGGATGCCTACCGTGCCGCCTTCGCCGGCTTCGACCCCGGAGCGGTGGCCGGTTTCGATGGAAGGAAGGTGGCGCAACTTCTGGCCGACCCCGGAATCGTACGCAATCGCCTGAAGGTGGAATCCGCCATAACCAATGCCCGCTCCTTCCTGAAGGTGCAGGAGGAGTTCGGCTCCTTCGACGCCTACCAGTGGCGCTTTGTGGACGGCAGACCGATCCGGAACGCCTGGCGAACCATATTGGAAGTTCCCGCCAGCACTCCGGTATCGGACGCCATGAGCCGCGACCTGAAACGGCGCGGTTTCCGCTTCGTCGGCAGCACCATCTGCTACGCCCACATGCAGGCGGTCGGCATGGTGAATGATCACACGGTGGATTGTTTTCGATGGCGGGAGGTAGGCCTGAAACCGGGAGTTCATCGACGCATCGAGCACATCCCCGAACCATAA
- a CDS encoding YciI family protein — protein sequence MRFMMVMIPRVYQPDTPPGEKAGEGFAPPAEAVARMTKFNEELAKAGALIALDGLHPSSKGARVAFSGGKPKVTDGPFTEAKEVIGGYWMIEAKSKEEAVGWARRCPAADGDVIEVRQVFEMSDFPLDAREAADNPTVQPEIEKRKAS from the coding sequence ATGCGATTCATGATGGTGATGATCCCGCGGGTATATCAACCCGATACCCCTCCGGGGGAGAAGGCGGGGGAAGGGTTCGCCCCGCCCGCCGAAGCCGTCGCCAGGATGACGAAGTTCAACGAGGAACTTGCGAAAGCCGGTGCGCTCATCGCGCTCGACGGGCTTCACCCAAGCTCGAAGGGCGCGCGGGTCGCGTTTTCCGGCGGGAAGCCAAAGGTGACCGACGGGCCGTTCACCGAGGCGAAGGAAGTGATCGGAGGCTATTGGATGATCGAGGCGAAATCGAAGGAGGAGGCGGTCGGATGGGCCAGGCGCTGCCCCGCCGCGGACGGCGATGTCATCGAGGTCCGCCAGGTGTTCGAAATGTCGGACTTCCCTCTCGACGCCCGGGAAGCGGCGGACAACCCGACGGTGCAGCCGGAGATCGAGAAGCGCAAAGCATCGTGA
- a CDS encoding two-CW domain-containing protein, producing the protein MKRERKVNCWKFIKCGREPGGERVAEKGVCPAAVDVSANGINGGRNGGRSCWAIAGTFCFGEIRGTTAK; encoded by the coding sequence ATGAAACGAGAGAGAAAGGTCAACTGTTGGAAATTCATTAAATGCGGGCGGGAACCCGGCGGGGAACGTGTAGCCGAAAAAGGGGTGTGCCCTGCCGCCGTGGATGTCAGCGCGAATGGAATCAATGGGGGAAGAAACGGCGGGCGTAGTTGTTGGGCAATAGCGGGAACATTCTGTTTCGGAGAGATTCGTGGGACTACCGCAAAATAA
- a CDS encoding DinB family protein, which produces MESVYEQLATLMIHSDANRLLRVAGVNEWSVMQVLGHMVEMIPYWLGHCRVLITTTGEPPVFGRGMDAPERLAGIEHGSNGDPKELLGLLHDEVKAAASAIRDMSAAERSKRGIHIKLGELTVADCVERFIVAHSEDHLEQIRATLSG; this is translated from the coding sequence TTGGAGTCCGTCTACGAACAGCTGGCAACGCTAATGATCCATTCCGATGCCAACCGGCTCCTGCGCGTCGCCGGCGTTAACGAGTGGTCGGTAATGCAGGTCTTGGGACATATGGTGGAGATGATCCCCTATTGGCTGGGGCATTGTCGCGTACTGATTACCACCACCGGAGAACCTCCTGTTTTCGGACGTGGAATGGACGCGCCTGAGCGTCTGGCCGGGATCGAGCACGGCTCCAACGGAGATCCCAAGGAATTGCTGGGCCTGCTGCACGATGAAGTGAAGGCCGCGGCTAGCGCCATCCGCGATATGTCCGCCGCGGAGCGTAGCAAGAGAGGCATCCACATCAAACTGGGCGAATTGACAGTGGCCGACTGCGTGGAACGGTTCATCGTCGCCCACTCGGAAGATCACCTCGAGCAGATTCGCGCAACGCTGTCGGGTTGA
- a CDS encoding DUF3096 domain-containing protein has protein sequence MTISVSHLQPVAALIAGILILVIPRLLNYIVAIYLIIIGILGLAHNM, from the coding sequence ATGACCATCAGCGTATCTCATTTACAACCGGTAGCGGCCTTGATCGCCGGAATCCTGATCCTCGTCATTCCGAGACTCTTGAATTATATCGTCGCCATCTATCTCATCATCATCGGGATCCTCGGACTGGCTCACAATATGTAA
- a CDS encoding superoxide dismutase, protein MTHNLPQLPYPFDALEPYIDAKTMEIHHDKHHGAYVNNLNKALEGHPELQKLTVEELLAQISKVPEAVRTAVRNNGGGHLNHSMFWKIMKKGGGGEPSGDLADAINKTFGNFGDFKKAFTQAATTRFGSGWAWLLIRGGKITVESTANQDNPIMDGGKAIFGLDVWEHAYYLKYQNRRPEYIEAWWNTVNWAQVADNFAKAKA, encoded by the coding sequence ATGACGCATAATTTGCCGCAGCTCCCATACCCCTTCGACGCGCTGGAACCGTACATTGACGCGAAGACGATGGAGATTCATCACGACAAGCACCACGGGGCGTATGTCAACAACCTCAATAAGGCTCTCGAAGGCCATCCCGAGCTTCAAAAACTTACGGTCGAGGAGCTGCTCGCACAGATCAGCAAAGTGCCGGAGGCCGTTCGTACTGCCGTGCGCAACAACGGCGGCGGCCATCTGAATCATTCCATGTTCTGGAAGATCATGAAAAAGGGCGGCGGCGGCGAGCCGTCGGGGGATCTGGCCGACGCCATCAACAAGACGTTCGGCAACTTCGGGGATTTCAAGAAAGCATTCACGCAGGCCGCAACGACGCGATTCGGGTCCGGTTGGGCATGGTTGCTGATCCGCGGAGGAAAGATCACCGTCGAATCGACCGCAAACCAGGACAATCCCATCATGGACGGCGGCAAGGCGATCTTCGGCCTGGACGTCTGGGAGCACGCCTATTACTTGAAGTATCAGAATCGACGCCCCGAGTACATCGAGGCATGGTGGAACACCGTCAATTGGGCGCAGGTCGCGGACAACTTCGCGAAGGCCAAGGCGTAA